Proteins encoded in a region of the Streptomyces sp. NBC_00258 genome:
- a CDS encoding ROK family transcriptional regulator codes for MAGTAGTPGTPRVLRAMNDRAALDLLLEHGPLSRTRIGKLTGLSKPTASQLLARLEAAGLVLVTGTSEGRPGPNAQLYAVNPAAAYAGGLDVTPERILAAVADVTGRTVGEYELLTPGRRAGQTVVRQVTDALDGAVKAAGLVRADIQRLVIGTPGAFDPNTGRLRYASHLPGWHSPALLDELAAALPMPVEYENDVNLVAIAEQRLGAARGHEDFVLLWNEGGLGAALVLGGRLHRGWTGGAGEVGFLPVPGAPLVRHVAKTNSGGYQELAGSQAIPKLARELGIQPLPNGPYAEVAAALVEQAADINAGAHRQLLETYATGLATGLASLVSVLDPELVVLSGASLTRGGELLRALVQAELEELAAPRPRLVVGDVDEHPVLRGALESALAATRDEAFDTSR; via the coding sequence ATGGCAGGAACCGCCGGTACGCCGGGCACCCCTCGCGTCCTGCGCGCCATGAACGACCGTGCCGCGCTCGATCTCCTGCTGGAGCACGGGCCGTTGTCCCGGACGCGGATCGGCAAGCTGACCGGCCTGTCGAAGCCGACCGCTTCGCAGCTGCTGGCCCGGCTGGAGGCGGCGGGGCTCGTCCTCGTCACCGGCACCAGCGAGGGCCGGCCGGGGCCCAACGCACAGCTGTACGCGGTGAACCCCGCCGCCGCCTATGCCGGCGGGCTCGACGTGACGCCCGAGCGGATCCTCGCCGCCGTCGCCGATGTGACGGGGCGGACGGTGGGAGAGTACGAACTGCTCACCCCCGGCCGTCGCGCGGGCCAGACCGTCGTACGGCAGGTCACCGACGCCCTCGACGGCGCGGTGAAGGCGGCGGGACTGGTCCGGGCCGACATCCAGCGGCTCGTCATCGGCACCCCCGGAGCCTTCGACCCCAACACGGGTCGGCTGCGCTACGCCTCCCACCTCCCCGGGTGGCACTCCCCCGCCCTGCTCGACGAGCTCGCGGCCGCACTGCCGATGCCCGTCGAGTACGAGAACGACGTCAACCTCGTCGCCATAGCCGAGCAGCGGCTCGGTGCGGCCCGGGGCCACGAGGACTTCGTGCTGCTGTGGAACGAGGGCGGTCTCGGCGCGGCCCTCGTGCTCGGCGGACGCCTGCACCGCGGCTGGACCGGCGGCGCGGGCGAGGTCGGCTTCCTCCCCGTACCCGGCGCGCCGCTCGTCCGGCACGTCGCCAAGACCAACAGCGGCGGCTACCAGGAGCTGGCAGGCTCCCAGGCCATCCCGAAACTCGCCCGCGAACTCGGCATCCAGCCCCTGCCCAACGGGCCGTACGCCGAGGTCGCCGCCGCGCTCGTCGAGCAGGCGGCGGACATCAACGCGGGGGCCCACCGGCAGCTCCTGGAGACGTACGCGACGGGGCTCGCCACCGGTCTCGCCTCGCTCGTCTCCGTCCTCGACCCCGAACTCGTCGTCCTCAGCGGGGCCTCGCTCACCAGGGGCGGCGAACTGCTGCGCGCCCTGGTGCAGGCCGAGCTGGAGGAGCTGGCCGCACCCCGGCCGCGCCTCGTGGTCGGCGACGTCGACGAACACCCCGTGCTGCGCGGCGCGTTGGAGAGCGCGCTCGCGGCCACCCGCGACGAGGCCTTCGACACCTCGCGCTGA